Proteins found in one Saccharomyces mikatae IFO 1815 strain IFO1815 genome assembly, chromosome: 5 genomic segment:
- the SMKI05G2680 gene encoding SRP1/TIP1 family protein, whose translation MVKLISIAAGVAVVAAGVAAAPATTTLSPSDERVNLVELGVYVSDIRAHLAQYYLFQAAHPTETYPVEVAEAVFNYGDFTTMLTGVAPDQVTRMITGVPWYSTRLRPAISSALSKDGIYTAIPN comes from the coding sequence ATGGTCAAATTAATCTCAATCGCTGCCGGTGTCGCGGTTGTCGCTGCCGGTGTCGCTGCTGCCCCAGCCACCACCACTTTATCTCCATCTGACGAAAGAGTCAACCTGGTTGAATTGGGTGTCTACGTCTCTGATATCAGAGCTCATTTGGCCCAATACTACTTGTTCCAAGCCGCTCATCCAACCGAAACCTACCCAGTCGAAGTTGCTGAAGCTGTCTTCAACTATGGTGATTTCACCACCATGTTGACTGGTGTTGCTCCAGACCAAGTCACCAGAATGATCACTGGTGTCCCATGGTATTCAACTAGATTGAGACCAGCCATCTCTAGTGCTTTGTCAAAGGACGGTATCTACACTGCCATTCCAAACTAA
- the SMKI05G2690 gene encoding uncharacterized protein, with translation MTISNYLVSASFAFLALSGTVSATTEACLPTNKRKNGMNINFYEYALGDTSTYANPAYMAYEYANTTKIGSVTGQTSLSIYYNPPCSGTPTCSDDDSSSYPYPTHVWDVIKRENQPCYNVVPSKRDTTDCDPYAAYWSSDLFGFYTSPTNITVEMTGYFLPPESGDYTFTFGTADDSAVLSVGGEAAFRCCDQQSSVKSTSFTVDGVGSMGGPTIEGSVYMYAGYYYPIKIVFSNADSSATLPIEITFPNGTSIFNDFEGYVYSFESNVDQSDCTITDPSSHTIAAVARTRTKAWTGTYTTTHTQTSLYTGLNGLTTEETIFEIQTPTVVTSSFISSTESAVSSTSSHSENSSVSPSSTESAVGSTSSHTENISTSPSSTESAVGSTSSHTENSSTASSSTESTVSSTSFHSENSSTSTSSTESAVGSTSSHTENSSTASSSTESTVSSTSFHSENSSTSTSSSNHTIAAVARTSTKAWTGTYTTTHTQTSLYTGLNGLTTEETIFEIQTPTVVTSSFISSTESAVSSTSFHSENSSTSPSSTESAVGSTSSHSENSSTASSSTESTVSSTSSHSENSSVSPSSTESAVGSTSSHSENISTSPSSTESAVGSTSSHSENSSTASSSTESTVSSTSSHSENSSTASSSTEPTVSSTSSHSANISTSTSSSNHTIAAVARTSTKAWTGTYTTTHTQTSLYTGLNGLTTEETIFEIQTPTVVTSSFISSTESAVSSTSSHSENSSVSPSSTESAVGSTSSHSENISTSPSSTESAVGSTSSHTENSSTASSSTESTVSSTSFHSENSSTSTSSTESAVGSTSSHTENSSTASSSTESTVSSTSFHSENSSTSTSSSNHTIAAVARTSTKAWTGTYTTTHTQTSLYTGLNGLTTEETIFEIQTPTSTASFNVSSVYGSSVSTRSASNPTTITTTITSSQYEFTSSSFLVTITISSEATLFTESIASGTTVTEVTSSFDSLIDSTVSFTTSSAQPSITSSILSYIDSNTPVHQSKQTPITSSTTSFTGLTKYLSKPNAISTLGSLMGTDSIPSSSACSNQTGILTSFITSLKNQETATGFSLASLKTGSPDISESYILSSIKSIDSITESSYSITESFAHTKSYETFTSSTFTFPSSEPSQFHNSLFSSPRSTTKMRTRVNTSYKKSIFTGDSNSSVFTNRNSTPTSSSFSKSQIISIVSNTSGSYQGHTSAKNLTSFMKTTKRTTLVTITSCKFGTCSKTLSPSIISKATTTVGDISTEYTTWCPDISTKSKKKTTLVTLKMCNSNVCYETASPAIVTASKTTINGIATEYTTWCPISSSELKEQTAQVNVTYCTSSICFKTTNPAIVSTASTTKSGYVAIYPTRNPQTEKKVSTSGTTIGSEKCTKSKTITSENNMSSLPGPGYNKHTAPATNEISQNIKVSSALEVVYTKAELTSNLNTFSQQLSSTYTSSLLLSTTASLEISRYAGIANSLFSNSIFSVFIASLLTIFC, from the coding sequence ATGACCATCAGTAATTATCTGGTCTCAGCGTCCTTCGCCTTCTTGGCGTTATCTGGTACGGTGTCTGCTACTACAGAAGCTTGTTTGCCAACAAATAAGAGGAAAAATGGGATGAACATTAATTTCTACGAGTACGCATTAGGAGACACCTCCACGTACGCAAATCCTGCGTATATGGCCTACGAATACGCAAATACAACAAAAATAGGTTCTGTCACAGGGCAGACAAGTCTTTCCATCTACTATAACCCTCCTTGTAGTGGTACTCCTACCTGTTCTGACGACGACTCTTCCAGTTATCCATATCCCACTCATGTTTGGGATGTTATTAAACGTGAGAATCAGCCCTGTTACAATGTTGTGCCCTCCAAACGTGACACTACTGATTGTGATCCATATGCGGCTTATTGGAGTTCAGATCTATTTGGTTTCTATACCAGTCCAACGAATATAACTGTGGAAATGACGGGTTACTTTCTACCACCAGAATCTGGTGATTACACGTTTACGTTTGGTACAGCTGATGATTCCGCAGTTCTGTCAGTTGGGGGTGAGGCTGCTTTTAGATGCTGTGATCAACAATCCTCGGTCAAGTCGACTAGTTTCACAGTTGACGGCGTTGGATCTATGGGTGGGCCAACTATAGAGGGTTCAGTGTACATGTATGCCGGCTACTACTATCCAATTAAAATTGTTTTTTCGAATGCAGATTCTTCTGCTACACTTCCAATTGAAATCACTTTTCCAAATGGTACTTCTATTTTCAATGACTTCGAAGGGTATGTCTACTCATTTGAGAGCAATGTGGATCAATCTGATTGTACCATCACAGATCCTTCCAGTCATACAATTGCTGCGGTCGCAAGGACACGTACAAAGGCATGGACTGGTACTTACACAACAACACACACCCAAACTTCTCTTTATACTGGTTTAAACGGTTTGACTACCGAAGaaacaatttttgaaatccaAACACCAACTGTTGTTACCTcgtcttttatttcatctACTGAGTCAGCAGTCAGTTCCACATCGTCTCACAGCGAGAACAGCAGCgtttctccttcttctaCTGAGTCAGCAGTCGGTTCCACATCGTCTCATACCGAGAACATCAGCacttctccttcttctaCTGAGTCAGCAGTCGGTTCCACATCGTCTCATACCGAGAACAGTAGTACTGCATCTTCCTCTACTGAGTCAACAGTCAGTTCCACATCGTTTCACAGCGAGAACAGCAGCACTTCTACATCTTCTACTGAGTCAGCAGTCGGTTCCACATCGTCTCATACCGAGAACAGTAGTACTGCATCTTCCTCTACTGAGTCAACAGTCAGTTCCACATCGTTTCACAGCGAGAACAGCAGCACTTCTACATCTTCTTCCAATCACACCATTGCTGCAGTTGCAAGAACAAGTACAAAGGCATGGACTGGTACTTACACAACAACACACACCCAAACTTCTCTTTATACTGGTTTAAACGGTTTGACTACCGAAGaaacaatttttgaaatccaAACACCAACTGTTGTTACCTcgtcttttatttcatctACTGAGTCAGCAGTCAGTTCCACATCGTTTCACAGCGAGAACAGCAGCacttctccttcttctaCTGAGTCAGCAGTCGGTTCCACATCGTCTCATAGCGAGAACAGTAGTACTGCATCTTCCTCTACTGAGTCAACAGTCAGTTCCACATCGTCTCACAGCGAGAACAGCAGCgtttctccttcttctaCTGAGTCAGCAGTCGGTTCCACATCGTCTCACAGCGAGAACATCAGCacttctccttcttctaCTGAGTCAGCAGTCGGTTCCACATCGTCTCATAGCGAGAACAGTAGTACTGCATCTTCCTCTACTGAGTCAACAGTCAGTTCCACATCGTCTCACAGCGAGAACAGTAGTACTGCATCTTCCTCTACTGAGCCAACAGTCAGTTCCACATCGTCTCACAGCGCGAACATCAGCACTTCTACATCTTCTTCCAATCACACCATTGCTGCAGTTGCAAGAACAAGTACAAAGGCATGGACTGGCACTTACACAACAACACACACCCAAACTTCTCTTTATACTGGTTTAAACGGTTTGACTACCGAAGaaacaatttttgaaatccaAACACCAACTGTTGTTACCTcgtcttttatttcatctACTGAGTCAGCAGTCAGTTCCACATCGTCTCACAGCGAGAACAGCAGCgtttctccttcttctaCTGAGTCAGCAGTCGGTTCCACATCGTCTCACAGCGAGAACATCAGCacttctccttcttctaCTGAGTCAGCAGTCGGTTCCACATCGTCTCATACCGAGAACAGTAGTACTGCATCTTCCTCTACTGAGTCAACAGTCAGTTCCACATCGTTTCACAGCGAGAACAGCAGCACTTCTACATCTTCTACTGAGTCAGCAGTCGGTTCCACATCGTCTCATACCGAGAACAGTAGTACTGCATCTTCCTCTACTGAGTCAACAGTCAGTTCCACATCGTTTCACAGCGAGAACAGCAGCACTTCTACATCTTCTTCCAATCACACCATTGCTGCAGTTGCAAGAACAAGTACAAAGGCATGGACTGGTACTTACACAACAACACACACCCAAACTTCTCTTTATACTGGTTTAAACGGTTTGACTACCGAAGaaacaatttttgaaatccaAACACCAACCAGTACCGCTTCATTTAATGTTTCATCTGTTTATGGCTCAAGCGTATCTACCAGATCAGCCTCCAATCCaaccaccatcaccacCACTATAACATCATCACAGTATGAGTTTACTAGCTCATCCTTTTTGGTTACCATCACAATTAGCAGCGAGGCCACGTTATTTACTGAATCAATCGCTAGCGGTACAACCGTAACAGAAGTCACTAGTTCATTTGATTCACTTATTGACTCTACCGTTAGTTTCACAACATCATCTGCTCAACCTTCAATCACCAGTtctatattatcatatattgATAGTAATACTCCAGTCCATCAAAGCAAGCAAACTCCTATCACTAGTTCTACCACTTCATTTACTGGATTAACCAAATATCTCTCTAAACCGAATGCTATTTCAACGCTTGGATCTCTAATGGGTACTGATTCAATTCCTAGTTCATCTGCTTGTTCAAATCAAACTGGCATCCTCACATCTTTTATCACTAGCCTAAAGAATCAAGAAACTGCCACTGGTTTCTCTTTGGCTTCGTTAAAAACTGGGTCACCTGATATTTCTGAGTCATACATTTTATCTTCAATTAAATCTATTGATTCAATAACCGAGTCCTCTTACAGTATAACCGAGTCCTTCGCGCACACAAAGAGTTACGAAACCTTTACAAGTTCCACATTTACTTTCCCATCCTCTGAGCCTTCACAATTCCACAATTCGTTATTCTCCTCACCTCGTTCTACTACTAAAATGAGAACTCGTGTTAACACGTCCTacaaaaaatcaatttttACTGGTGATTCAAACTCGTCTGTTTTTACAAACAGAAATTCCACCCCAACTTCCAGTTCTTTTTCCAAGTCACAAATAATTTCTATCGTCAGCAATACTTCTGGATCTTATCAAGGTCACACATCCGCTAAAAATCTGACTTCATTTATGAAAACAACTAAAAGGACTACCTTGGTTACTATAACCTCTTGCAAGTTTGGTACCTGTTCTAAAACTCTTTCTCCTTCTATTATTTCTAAAGCCACAACTACAGTTGGAGATATATCGACGGAATACACCACTTGGTGTCCTGATATTTCTACGaagtcaaaaaaaaaaacgacaCTTGTGACTTTGAAAATGTGCAATTCAAATGTTTGTTACGAGACTGCTTCCCCTGCGATTGTCACTGCATCCAAGACTACAATTAATGGGATCGCTACTGAATACACTACATGGTGTCCTATCTCCTCTAGTGaattaaaagaacaaaCAGCTCAGGTTAATGTGACTTATTGCACGTCAAGTATCTGTTTTAAAACTACTAATCCTGCCATAGTTTCTACAGCATCCACTACCAAGAGTGGTTATGTTGCAATATATCCTACGCGGAACCCACAAACAGAGAAGAAAGTGAGTACTAGTGGTACCACTATTGGTAGTGAAAAATGTActaaatcaaaaacaataacaagCGAAAATAACATGTCATCGTTACCAGGACCAGGTTATAACAAGCATACAGCTCCCGCAACTAATGAAATATCCCAAAATATTAAAGTTTCTTCTGCCTTGGAAGTTGTGTACACTAAAGCTGAGCTAACAAGTAACTTGAATACCTTTTCTCAACAACTTTCTAGCACATACACAAGCAGCCTATTATTGTCTACCACCGCTTCTCTAGAAATTTCGAGGTATGCTGGAATTGCCAATAGTCTGTTTTCCAACAGTATTTTTAGTGTATTCATTGCCTCCTTGTTGACGATCTTTTGCTAA